The genome window TTATACTCTTGGTGTTTACTCTCATCGATAAATTGAAGTCTTTCCTCTAAGCCTTTTTTACAAAGATATTCAAAAACTATATCATCATTATCAAAACTAAATTCTTGATCTTCTTGACTTAAGCTTAAGCCATATTTTTTTGCATATTCACGGGTGAATTTAAAATTTGGTGGTGTTGGATCACCTAGTTTTAATTCTAGATTGCATTTATTAGCTATTTCTTGAGTGTTTTCAATAGCTTCTGGAATATCAGCAAAAAGTTCACTCATTTGCTCTGGTGTTTTTACATAAAACTCATGCACTTCATGTCTTAAACGACCTGGATCATCAAGTTTAACCCCCATAGCTATACACATAAACACTTCATGTGCAGCCGCTCTTTCTTTAAAAGTATAGTGCGTATCATTCGTTGCGATGATTTTTATATCAAGCTCTTTAGCAAGTTTAATGATAGAATCATCGATAAATTTTTGATCATCAATACCATGACGCATAATCTCAAGGTAAAAATCATCTCCAAAAACTTTTTTATACCAAAGCGCAGCTTCTTTTGCACCTTCATAGCCTTTTGCGCCAAATTTTAAATTTCTTTCGTTTTTGGTGTTTAAATGCCAATTAACCTCACCTTGCAAACACGCCGAAGAACAAATCAAACCCTCGCTATGTGCTTCTAAAAGCTTTTTGTTAATCCTTGGGTAATAATACAAACCATGTATATAGCTTTGCGAACTTAAAAACATTAAGTTTTTATAGCCAATTTCATTTTTAGCAAATAAACAAATATGAAAACGCTGTCTTGAGCTTTTATCACTTAAATCATCGTGATTGTGTAAATATGCTTCAAGCCCTATGATAGGTTTAATCCCTTCAGCTCTCATTGTTTTGTAAAAATCAATAGCCCCAAACATATTTCCATGATCAGTCATAGCAACACTAGTTGCACCTTGTGCTTTTAGTGTTTTAGCAAGCTCTTTGAGTTTGTTTGCCCCATCAAGTAAAGAGTATTCAGTATGTAAATGCAAATGTGTAAATTGGCTCATCTTTTCCCTTAAGTTTTTTTATTATTATAAAAAAAAACCTTAAATTTAAAACTTACAAGGAGAAAAAATGTATAATAGCTTACTTTCAAAAAAGGAGTAAAAAATGGAAGTGAAAATTTATTATTGTAATCTTTGAAATTACAAACCACAAGCTGCAAGGGTTGCAGAAGAAATACAAAACGAATTCAAAGATGCGCAAATTTCTACCATAGAAAAAGGTGGTGGGCATTTTATAGTAGAAGTAGATGGTAAAATCATTTACTCAAAAAAAGACTTATTTAACTGTGAAGTAGATAGATTTCCTCATGAGGGTGAAATCACTAAGCTTATGAAACAAATGTAAGCTAAACCCTCATTAGTGAGGGTTTATTTTGTTAAAGGGACAAGCATACCTTCATAAAGTTTTTGATAAATTTCTTCTGAGCACAAATGTTTAGCAAGCTCTAAACCAAACAAAATAGCCGTAGCAGGCCCAGCTGCTGTGATGACATTTTTATTAACTACAACCGCCTTATTTACTCTAACACCTTCAATGCCCACTTCACAACCAGGGTAACAAGAAAACTCACCATCAATCACCCCTGCCTTAGCTAGCACTATAGGCGAAGCACAAATAGCCGCTACAATTTTTTGCTTTGCATGTAAATCTTGTATGATTTTTATGATAGCTTGATTGTTTTTTAAATTCATCATACCTTCAAAGCCACCTGCAAGAGCGATTGCATCTAAATTTTCCTGATCAACACTAGCCAAACTCACATCAGCCCTTATGCAAATTCCATTAGCTCCTTGCACCAAAAGTTCATCATCAAGCGAAGCAATAATTACTTCTAAATTTCCACTAGCTTCTCCTGCTCTTTTTAAAACATCAGCTATACCTATAAACTCAGCTTCTTCAAAACCTTTTGCCAAAGGTATTAAAACCTTTTTCATTTTTCCTCCTTTAGTCAATAAATCTTTTGTTTAATTCGTGAAAATACTCTATGCGTCTATCGCGTAAAAACGGCCACCACCTGCGTACATTTTCACATCTTTGCATGTCAATTTCAACAATTTTATACAACTCTTGCTGATCATCAGCTCTAAAAAGCTCTTCGCCTTGTGGACCAAAAACAAAAGAATTTCCCCAAAATCTTATACCATCTTCCACACCGCTTTCATCTTTTTCAAAACCTACTCTATTTACAGCCACCACAGGCAAGCCATTAGCTATAGCATGACCTCTTTGTACGCCTACCCAAGCTTCAAGTTGTCTTTGTTTTTCTTCTTTTGCATCTTTATCAAACCAACCAATAGCAGTAGGATAAATCAAAATTTGTGCTCCTTTTAAAGCCATCAATCTAGCCGCTTCAGGGTACCATTGATCCCAACACACCAAAACTCCAAGCTTTCCAACGCTTGTTTGTATAGGTTCAAAACCCAAATCACCTGGAGTAAAATAGAATTTTTCATAAAAACAAGGATCATCAGGAATGTGCATTTTGCGGTATTTTCCTGCTAATGTTCCATCTTTTTCAAACACTACGCTTGTATTATGATAAAGCCCTGCACTTCTTTTTTCAAATAAAGAAGTCACTAAAACAACCTTATTGTCTTTTGCTACATTAGACCAAAACTTAACATCTTCTTCCCAGTCATTGGCCAAATCAAAAAAGTTTGTATTTTCACTTTGACAAAAATACTGCGTTTGGTGTAATTCTTGCAAAACTACTAGTTGTGCCCCATCTTGCGCAGCAAGCTTGATTAGCTCACAAGTTTTTTCTATAGTTTTTTCTTTATTTCCTTTAAATTCGTGCTGAATGAGTGCTAATTTCATTTTTATTCCTTTCTTCTTCTGAATCATCATATGGATCTAAATGTATATGGATATTCCAAAATTCATCTTTAAAATGTTCTCTTATAGCATCTTCGATTTCATCTCCTATTTCATGTGCTTTCAAAAGCGATATTGTAGGCTCAAAAACTAAATGCACACTAACATAAAGCATATCAGGGCTTTTTCTAGTTTTTAAATGATGAAAACTTTTGACTTCTTTATTTTCTTGAATGATTTCTTTGATTTTCTCCACTTGTTCTTTTGCAATTGCAACATCTAATAAAATTTGAGAACTCTCTTTGATAATCTTCAAAGCTGAAAAAATCGTATATAAACTAATAGCTATACCAAATAAACCATCAATAAAATGATAATTTGTAAAAGCTATGATAATTAATGCCAAAAGTGTTAGCGCATTGGTTAAAAAGTCTATTTTATAATGCAAACTGTCAGCTTTTATGATTAAACTTTTGGTTTTTTTAGCCACATAATTTAAAAAAATAACCAAACACAGAGTAACTACCATAGCAAATGCCATGACAAAAATTCCAAGATCAAGCTTTTCAACACTTTCTTGGTTGTGAATTTTTAAAACACTTTCGTAAAATATATAAACCCCAATAGCACTAATCACAAGTCCTTCAAAAAGCCCCATCAATGCTTCAATTTTACTAAAACCAAAGTTATATTCTTTACTTGATCCTTGTGAACTTTTCTTCAAAGCCAAATAATTTAAACCTGAAATCACACAATCAAGCAAAGAATCAATCGCACTAGAAAGCACCGCAACAGAACCAGATGCTAAACCTACTGCAAATTTAACAATAGCTAAAAAGATAGCGCAAACACTCGCGATAATAGTTGCGCTTTTTTGCAAATTCATCTTTGCCCTTCATAGCGGTTTTGACAAGAACAGTGCAAAGAGCCATTTTGTCTTAAAAACACTCTTGCATCTACTCCTACTACTTTTCTATCTTTACATTTTTCTTGCAATCTCTCAAGCACCAAAGCATCATTTTCATCATGATATATTGGTACAATCAAACCACCGTTAACAAAAACAAAATTAGCATAAGTTGCCCCAAGTCTTTTTCCTTCAAAATACAAAGCCTTAGGTAAAGGTAATTCTAAAAGATCAAATCCTGTTTTTTTCAGCTCATCTTCCATAGCCTTTAAAGGTACATAATGCTCATCATTTTCATCTTTACACACACAATAAGCAATGGTATTTTCATCTACAAATCTTGCCAAAGTATCAATATGATGATCGGTATCATCGCCTTTAATATAGCCATGATTTAACCAAATCATTTGCTTTAAACCAAAAATTTCTTTTAATTTAGCTTCAATTTGCGCTTGATCAAAAGTAGAATTTCGGTTTTCATTTAGCAAACAAGCACTAGTTGTAAGCATTACTCCTTTGCCATTAAAATCAATACTTCCACCTTCTAAAATAAAATCAATTTTTTCCAATTTTCCTGATAATTTTTGCGCAAAAAGTTTTGAGTTGACTGCATTATCTAAAGCACTTTGGAATTTATCTCCCCAAGCATTAAACGTAAAATCAAGCGCTAAAAGCTTCTCTCCTTCTCGCACATCAATCGCACCAAAATCTCTAATCCAAGTATCATTAGTATCGCACTTGAAAAAATCAACATTATCAATATGCTGAAATCTTTGAAAATCTTCATCACTAGGCGCTATAAGTAAAACTTTTTGAAAATTAGCCACTGTTTTAACGAATTCTTCATAACTTTGTAAAATTTCTTCCAAATAAGGCGCCCAATCGCTATTTTTATGAGGCAAGGAAATTAAAAGTAATTCTTGCTTTTCCCATTCTGCTACACTTTTTCTCATTTTGACTCCCTTTTTAGATTTGAATGTATAAAAAAGTAACATAATTTGCATATTTAAAAAAACACAAATCATATCATTTTTATCTTTAAAAACTAAATAGCATTACCTAGGGATATTTTTACAATAAAAACATTTAATATTTTTTTAAATTTAAAGTTATAAGATAAAAACAAGACAAGCTAAAGGAGGAAAAAATGAATAAAGTCTTATGTTCAGCTTTATCGTTATCTTTTTTACTCAGCTCTAGCTTTGCATTTGATCATGCAAAACTTCAAGCAAAAAAAGAAACCGGTATCCAACTACAAAGTGCGCAGTGGAAAGTTCCAGACACTATAGAAAATGGTGTAATTGTTGAAGAAAAATTACCTCACTCACCCTACACTCAAGCAGTTATCTTGGGTAATAAAATTTTAAATTACACTACCAATTACATAGGACCACAAGCAAAAGATCCTAAAAACCGTTATGCAGGTAATAATCTTTCTTGCTCAAGTTGCCATGCAAACGCAGGCACCATTAAAAACCAATCTGGCTTTGTAGGAATTTACGCACGCTTTCCACAGTATAATGCAAGAGCAGATAAAATCATCACTCTAGAAGATAGAATCAATGGCTGTATGGAAAGATCCATGAATGGTAAAAAACTTCCGACTAACTCTCCTCAAATGAAAGCCATGCTTGCATATATGCACTATCTTTCTCAAGGGGTAGCAGTAGGGGCAAAAACTCAAGGACAAGGTTTACCTAAAATAGCTCTTTTGAAGCGGGCTGCAGATCCTGCCAAGGGTAAAGAAGTCTACCAAGAAAGATGCATTGCCTGTCATGGTGAAAATGGCGAAGGTTTAAAAAGTGATGATCCTAGCATGAGTTATTATATCTACCCTGCCTTATGGGGTGATGATAGCTATAACACAGGTGCAGGTATGTATAGACTCATCAAAGCTGCAAGTTACATCAAGGCAAATATGCCTAAAGATGATGCGACTTTAAATTTAGAACAAGCTTACGATGTAGCAGCTTATATTAATTCTCAAGCAAGACCTATTAAAAAACACAGAGACAAAGATTTTCCAGATCGTGATATCAAGCCTGTAGATATGGATGTTAAACCTTATGCTAAAAACGATAAATTCAGCATAGAACAACACCGTTATGGTCCTTTTGAACCTTTGTATATTCACACAAAATAAAATAGCCTTTAACAGGCTATTCTTTTTTTAAAACCCAAGCAAAATACCATATAGCAAAAGATAAAAGTAATATGATAAAAAGCTTTTTATCATATACACCAAAACCCATATAAAGCACCGAGTACATAAAACCGAAGCTTCCTGTATAAATGCAAATTCTGCTCATTAAGCCATTTTCTACTGCTTTAAAACACGGGCATTTATGAAAAAATTTCTTTTTTGTTTCTTTGGGTTTAAAAAAACTCAAAATTGCACTTAAAGCCAACAAAAAGCTTAAAAAATATAAAACCTTATCCATTAGTGAAAATACCTTAACCAAGCAGGAATTGCTTTTTGCTCTTCTTTTAAAGTAGTTTCCTCCCCATGCCCAGGAAGCAATCTAAAGTCTTTATCATAAGCTAAAACTTTAAGCAAACTTTCTTTCATCTTAGTCGCATCCGAATAAGGAAAGTCCCATCTACCGATACTACGATAAAACAAAAAATCTCCACTAAAAAGCACATCTTCTCCTACCAACTCTATCATACAGCACCCTGGAGTATGTCCTGGAAAATGATGAAATTTAAATTTAAACTCATCTATATTTAATTCATTTTCATTTTCTACCAATACATCAGCGTTTGAGTGTTCAAAACCATAATTAAAAGGATCACTTAACATAAAAGCATCATCTTGGTGAATGTGAAGCGGGATCGCATAAGCATTTTTAACCCTAGCATTATCATATACATGATCATAGTGACCATGCGTATTTAAAATAGCTAAAGGTTTGCTTGTATTTTCTTTGATAAACTCATAAGCATTCTCGCCCGGATCGATGATGATTTGCTTGTTATTGTGATCTATGATATAACAATTAGTCTCATACATTCCACATGGTTGTTTTAAAATACGCATATAAACTTCCTTTTAACTAAATCAAATATAATTTTAAAAAATTAACTTTGTAAAGATTTTATATGAATTATACTAAAATAGAAGAATTATTGATCCATTTTATAAAAAAACAAGCAGGAGATAAAAATCTTATCTTGGGTTTAAGTGGCGGGATAGACTCAGCCTTAGTCGCTCATCTTTGCAAAAAAGCAGTGGGCGAAAAACTTTTTGCCCTTTTAATGCCTACAAAACATTCTAAAAAAGAAAATCTAAATGATGCTTTGATGCTTTGTGAAGATTTACAAATTCATCACAAAATTATTTATATTGATGAAGTTCTTGGTGCTTATGAAAAAATTTGTCAAGATCTAAACCCTTTACGTTTTGGTAACTTAGCCGCAAGAGTACGCATGAGTTTGCTTTATGATTATTCAGCTTTACACCAAGCTTTAGTAGTAGGCACTTCCAACAAAAGCGAACTAATGCTTGGCTATGGGACTATTTATGGAGATTTAGCTTGTGCTTTTAATCCTTTGGCAACACTTTATAAAAGTGAAGTGTTTGAACTTGCAAAATTAATGGGCGTGCATGAAAATTTCATACAAAAAGCTCCAAGTG of Campylobacter sp. 2014D-0216 contains these proteins:
- a CDS encoding SelT/SelW/SelH family (seleno)protein codes for the protein MEVKIYYCNLUNYKPQAARVAEEIQNEFKDAQISTIEKGGGHFIVEVDGKIIYSKKDLFNCEVDRFPHEGEITKLMKQM
- a CDS encoding DJ-1 family glyoxalase III → MKKVLIPLAKGFEEAEFIGIADVLKRAGEASGNLEVIIASLDDELLVQGANGICIRADVSLASVDQENLDAIALAGGFEGMMNLKNNQAIIKIIQDLHAKQKIVAAICASPIVLAKAGVIDGEFSCYPGCEVGIEGVRVNKAVVVNKNVITAAGPATAILFGLELAKHLCSEEIYQKLYEGMLVPLTK
- a CDS encoding carbon-nitrogen hydrolase → MKLALIQHEFKGNKEKTIEKTCELIKLAAQDGAQLVVLQELHQTQYFCQSENTNFFDLANDWEEDVKFWSNVAKDNKVVLVTSLFEKRSAGLYHNTSVVFEKDGTLAGKYRKMHIPDDPCFYEKFYFTPGDLGFEPIQTSVGKLGVLVCWDQWYPEAARLMALKGAQILIYPTAIGWFDKDAKEEKQRQLEAWVGVQRGHAIANGLPVVAVNRVGFEKDESGVEDGIRFWGNSFVFGPQGEELFRADDQQELYKIVEIDMQRCENVRRWWPFLRDRRIEYFHELNKRFID
- a CDS encoding cation diffusion facilitator family transporter, with product MNLQKSATIIASVCAIFLAIVKFAVGLASGSVAVLSSAIDSLLDCVISGLNYLALKKSSQGSSKEYNFGFSKIEALMGLFEGLVISAIGVYIFYESVLKIHNQESVEKLDLGIFVMAFAMVVTLCLVIFLNYVAKKTKSLIIKADSLHYKIDFLTNALTLLALIIIAFTNYHFIDGLFGIAISLYTIFSALKIIKESSQILLDVAIAKEQVEKIKEIIQENKEVKSFHHLKTRKSPDMLYVSVHLVFEPTISLLKAHEIGDEIEDAIREHFKDEFWNIHIHLDPYDDSEEERNKNEISTHSARI
- a CDS encoding agmatine deiminase family protein; amino-acid sequence: MRKSVAEWEKQELLLISLPHKNSDWAPYLEEILQSYEEFVKTVANFQKVLLIAPSDEDFQRFQHIDNVDFFKCDTNDTWIRDFGAIDVREGEKLLALDFTFNAWGDKFQSALDNAVNSKLFAQKLSGKLEKIDFILEGGSIDFNGKGVMLTTSACLLNENRNSTFDQAQIEAKLKEIFGLKQMIWLNHGYIKGDDTDHHIDTLARFVDENTIAYCVCKDENDEHYVPLKAMEDELKKTGFDLLELPLPKALYFEGKRLGATYANFVFVNGGLIVPIYHDENDALVLERLQEKCKDRKVVGVDARVFLRQNGSLHCSCQNRYEGQR
- a CDS encoding c-type cytochrome encodes the protein MNKVLCSALSLSFLLSSSFAFDHAKLQAKKETGIQLQSAQWKVPDTIENGVIVEEKLPHSPYTQAVILGNKILNYTTNYIGPQAKDPKNRYAGNNLSCSSCHANAGTIKNQSGFVGIYARFPQYNARADKIITLEDRINGCMERSMNGKKLPTNSPQMKAMLAYMHYLSQGVAVGAKTQGQGLPKIALLKRAADPAKGKEVYQERCIACHGENGEGLKSDDPSMSYYIYPALWGDDSYNTGAGMYRLIKAASYIKANMPKDDATLNLEQAYDVAAYINSQARPIKKHRDKDFPDRDIKPVDMDVKPYAKNDKFSIEQHRYGPFEPLYIHTK
- a CDS encoding MBL fold metallo-hydrolase, which translates into the protein MRILKQPCGMYETNCYIIDHNNKQIIIDPGENAYEFIKENTSKPLAILNTHGHYDHVYDNARVKNAYAIPLHIHQDDAFMLSDPFNYGFEHSNADVLVENENELNIDEFKFKFHHFPGHTPGCCMIELVGEDVLFSGDFLFYRSIGRWDFPYSDATKMKESLLKVLAYDKDFRLLPGHGEETTLKEEQKAIPAWLRYFH
- a CDS encoding NAD+ synthase, with amino-acid sequence MNYTKIEELLIHFIKKQAGDKNLILGLSGGIDSALVAHLCKKAVGEKLFALLMPTKHSKKENLNDALMLCEDLQIHHKIIYIDEVLGAYEKICQDLNPLRFGNLAARVRMSLLYDYSALHQALVVGTSNKSELMLGYGTIYGDLACAFNPLATLYKSEVFELAKLMGVHENFIQKAPSADLWPNQSDESELGYKYEVLDEVLKALENNQSLEKFDEKLKNLVLKRVQDNAFKRKLPTTPKDTI